In Ferviditalea candida, the DNA window TGTGCCAAACGAACACTTCTCCAGAGAGCGTTTCACGCACTTCAACGGTCGTTTTGGCATCGAACCGGAACGCGCAAGGCTTGGTAAAGGTATAGATCTTCCCGTTGTACGAAAGTGTATTTCCGGCTCCGAGCTGCCGGTATTGTCGAATGGTGAACACGTGATCCAGATCGAGAGAAGGGTCGAGCTCTATGTAGGCTGATTCGGTCATTTTGGGCTTGACCGCAAATTTGCGATTGTGCTTTTGCAGCAGGCTTGGCAGCGCCGCATTGGCCTCTTCCAGTGACTTCACGCCGAGTAGCCGTAGTTCAATGACCAGGCGGTCTTGGAACGTCACCCAGAGCCGCTCTACGCGCCCCTTGGCTTGCGGTGTGATGGCCTTGATATGCTCGATATGAAGCTCCGCCATCGCTTTACCGAAGTGGGAGAGCGGCTTCGTTTCGCCGGCCAGTTCTTGCTCCACCGTAAGCTTTTCGTTGGGCGATCTGAAGATGGTGTGCCGATCACTGTACAAGCCAAGCGGCACGCCGTACTTGCGGATTCCCTGCTGCATGACGAGGGAATAGCCTTCACGGCATTCCGTAGGCCGGAATACGGCGCCGACGACGGTGCCTGTCGCATCGTCAATGGCGGCATGAAGCGTGAAGGCGGGAGCCCGAT includes these proteins:
- a CDS encoding ISNCY family transposase — its product is KVLVVEKILDGRMTNGEGAAALGLTVRQVIRLKQKYLAEGGAQALAHRNRGRKPKHALTDEVKERAAALYTAKYHGSNNCHFAELLEEHESLQLSPSSVRRILLSKGIKQAKQRRRSKAHQPRQRKPQAGMLWQIDATPYAWLEDRAPAFTLHAAIDDATGTVVGAVFRPTECREGYSLVMQQGIRKYGVPLGLYSDRHTIFRSPNEKLTVEQELAGETKPLSHFGKAMAELHIEHIKAITPQAKGRVERLWVTFQDRLVIELRLLGVKSLEEANAALPSLLQKHNRKFAVKPKMTESAYIELDPSLDLDHVFTIRQYRQLGAGNTLSYNGKIYTFTKPCAFRFDAKTTVEVRETLSGEVFVWHKGQAIALMEITKPKRVAETKKAEPAQPRKPAASHPWRKAWNSKQLQNSTNSKTVQAT